In a single window of the Natronosalvus caseinilyticus genome:
- a CDS encoding ABC transporter substrate-binding protein, producing the protein MQGADKLTTNRRNVLRYTAGATTLGLASIAGCIGDDPEEGNGNGNGGNGNGNGNGNGNGNGGGDIDEITLTLTQFPDTQDPLDHITGDYFNVYDHIYEPLFDFQPGEGIFPRVAEDWEAQDDGTTEVYLRDDVVFHNGDDLTAEDVAWTINRTVDPDIGVQSPIGTYGLGSIEGAEAVDDTTVAINYGASAGLAEFEFGNYARAMNKQWAIDNYDAENEAIAGAEPEAFNGTGPYEVVEYTSGEEIVVEAFDDYWGDQPPFSQVTFNATGESSSRVAALETGESDVTMNILPEDVQTVQDADDIDIRNVTSFRNIFCPMKNTVEPFDSQEFRQAMNYAVDNEAIVSEILSGFGEPRGQPVAPGINGFNDELEPYEHDPGRAESLVEDSGYGDVEITLTAPQGRYLNDAAIGERVADMIDQLDNVSCEAEIVDFPVVSDANQAGVEPGQFDIPFYMIGWGTITGDTDYGVQGFFTIPDNPSRTFDDEELSDAILETQQIDDPEERTAALQDVNALAREKAPFVFLHTQESIYGANSNIQWDPREDETIYIWEMEA; encoded by the coding sequence ATGCAGGGTGCTGACAAACTCACCACGAACCGCCGGAACGTCCTTCGATACACAGCCGGTGCGACCACGCTCGGACTCGCATCGATCGCCGGTTGTATCGGTGACGACCCGGAGGAAGGTAACGGGAATGGAAACGGCGGCAACGGCAATGGAAACGGCAACGGGAATGGCAACGGTAACGGCGGCGGCGATATCGACGAGATCACGCTGACGCTGACGCAGTTCCCCGACACGCAGGATCCACTCGACCACATCACCGGGGACTACTTCAACGTCTACGACCACATCTACGAGCCGCTCTTCGACTTCCAACCCGGCGAGGGCATCTTCCCGCGCGTCGCCGAGGACTGGGAAGCACAGGACGACGGGACGACGGAGGTCTACCTCCGGGACGACGTCGTCTTCCACAACGGCGACGACCTCACTGCCGAGGACGTCGCTTGGACCATCAACCGAACGGTCGATCCCGATATTGGCGTTCAGAGCCCGATCGGAACGTACGGTCTCGGCTCCATCGAGGGCGCCGAAGCCGTCGACGACACCACCGTCGCGATCAACTACGGCGCGTCGGCCGGTCTCGCGGAGTTCGAGTTCGGGAACTACGCACGGGCGATGAACAAACAGTGGGCGATCGACAACTACGACGCCGAGAACGAGGCGATCGCCGGCGCCGAACCCGAAGCGTTCAACGGAACGGGTCCGTACGAGGTCGTCGAGTACACCTCCGGTGAGGAAATCGTCGTCGAAGCGTTCGACGACTACTGGGGCGATCAGCCGCCGTTCAGCCAGGTCACGTTCAACGCCACCGGCGAGTCGAGCAGCCGCGTCGCCGCGCTCGAGACCGGCGAGAGCGACGTAACGATGAACATCCTCCCCGAGGACGTCCAGACCGTCCAGGACGCCGACGACATCGACATCCGAAACGTCACCAGCTTCCGGAACATCTTCTGTCCGATGAAGAACACGGTGGAACCGTTCGACAGCCAGGAGTTCCGCCAGGCGATGAACTACGCCGTCGACAACGAGGCGATCGTCAGCGAGATCCTGAGCGGCTTCGGCGAACCGCGAGGACAGCCGGTCGCCCCCGGCATCAACGGCTTCAACGACGAACTCGAGCCCTACGAGCACGACCCCGGCCGTGCCGAGAGCCTCGTCGAGGACAGCGGCTACGGCGACGTCGAGATCACGCTCACCGCCCCGCAGGGCCGGTACCTCAACGACGCCGCAATCGGCGAGCGCGTCGCCGACATGATCGACCAGCTCGACAACGTCAGCTGTGAAGCCGAAATCGTCGACTTCCCGGTCGTCTCCGACGCCAATCAGGCCGGCGTCGAACCTGGCCAGTTCGACATCCCCTTCTACATGATCGGCTGGGGGACCATCACGGGCGACACCGACTACGGCGTGCAGGGATTCTTCACGATTCCCGACAACCCGTCGCGCACCTTCGACGACGAGGAGCTCAGCGACGCCATTCTCGAGACTCAGCAGATCGACGACCCCGAGGAACGGACCGCGGCGCTCCAGGATGTCAACGCGCTGGCGCGTGAGAAGGCGCCGTTCGTCTTCCTGCACACCCAGGAGAGCATCTACGGGGCGAACAGCAACATCCAGTGGGACCCCCGCGAGGACGAGACCATCTACATCTGGGAGATGGAGGCGTAG
- a CDS encoding ABC transporter permease yields the protein MALRKFLIRRILQGVFVIWGVVTVLFGLRAVSPGDPATLMLGEGASRALVERVREEEGLNDPIHVQYLDYVGGLLQGDLGYSWQSSRDVSAMVIERIPATIELTVAATIVAIVIAIPLGVVSATRRNEPADYGATMFSLLGISTPNFWLGLMLILVMSVWFGIPYPDVATDTFSIGIVHVPYPTYIGYDFYGFPTGRRGVSFADAVRAIVFDQSIREMGTWLHYITLPAITLGTYFTALITRLTRSGMIDELGKPYVTATKAKGLPNPLIRYKHVLRNTMIPIITVLGLQMGSLIGGSVITETVFNWPGLGLRLVDALRIRDWPLMQGIILFIAISFIIINIVVDALYTSLNPQVNNE from the coding sequence ATGGCACTGAGGAAATTTCTGATCAGGCGGATACTCCAGGGCGTATTCGTCATCTGGGGTGTGGTGACGGTCCTGTTCGGGCTACGGGCCGTTTCGCCGGGTGACCCAGCGACGTTGATGCTCGGGGAAGGGGCGAGTCGGGCGCTCGTCGAGCGGGTTAGGGAGGAAGAGGGGCTCAACGACCCCATACACGTTCAGTATCTCGATTACGTCGGTGGGTTGCTCCAGGGCGACCTCGGCTATTCGTGGCAATCGAGCAGGGACGTCTCGGCGATGGTTATCGAGCGAATTCCGGCGACGATCGAACTCACGGTCGCCGCAACGATCGTGGCGATCGTCATCGCGATTCCCCTCGGGGTCGTCTCCGCGACGCGCCGGAACGAACCCGCCGATTACGGCGCGACGATGTTTTCCCTCCTCGGGATCAGTACGCCGAACTTCTGGCTCGGGCTGATGTTGATCCTCGTGATGAGCGTCTGGTTCGGCATTCCGTACCCGGACGTGGCTACCGACACGTTCTCGATCGGAATCGTCCACGTTCCGTATCCCACCTACATCGGCTACGACTTCTACGGATTCCCGACCGGAAGACGGGGCGTGAGCTTCGCGGACGCAGTTCGGGCGATCGTCTTCGACCAGTCGATTAGGGAGATGGGAACCTGGTTGCACTACATCACCCTTCCGGCCATTACCCTCGGGACGTACTTCACCGCGCTCATCACCCGGCTCACCCGGAGTGGCATGATCGACGAACTCGGGAAGCCGTACGTGACGGCGACGAAGGCCAAGGGGCTCCCGAACCCGCTGATCCGGTACAAACACGTCCTGCGAAATACGATGATTCCGATTATCACGGTTCTGGGTCTTCAAATGGGATCGCTGATCGGCGGGTCAGTCATCACCGAAACCGTGTTCAACTGGCCGGGTCTCGGGCTTCGACTGGTCGACGCGCTACGCATTCGAGACTGGCCGCTGATGCAGGGAATCATCCTCTTCATCGCCATTTCGTTCATCATCATCAACATCGTCGTCGACGCGCTGTACACGTCGCTCAATCCGCAGGTGAACAACGAATGA
- a CDS encoding ABC transporter permease — MISNRITSNLKQTFAESLLPKVGLVLLVAIVLMAIFAPLLATHDPTRTGYYAESGSPYPPMGHSYETQVAQEGEIGDVTVEPTSEHILGTNNVGQDVFSRFVYGARVSLLVALLGTALAMFVGVPVGLIAGYYGGRIDDGLMRVADTMLAFPSLVLAMALVGVFGSSPIYVPDPIVVAGLADGMPESIPIPGTVTVVAGLVIWVWFARVARGEALSLRNQEYVKASKSYGMPSRSILTQHILPNSLTPIIVLATIQVAVVILLEASLAYLGFSGTTLSWGYEIERGQDLLRSRPWIAMFPGVGIMLTVIAVNLLGDWFRDALDPNIEGSERGA; from the coding sequence ATGATCTCCAACCGAATCACGTCGAATCTCAAACAGACGTTCGCCGAGAGTCTCCTGCCCAAGGTCGGGCTGGTTTTGCTGGTCGCGATCGTCCTCATGGCAATCTTCGCGCCGTTACTGGCTACCCACGACCCGACCCGGACGGGATACTACGCCGAGAGCGGCTCACCGTACCCACCGATGGGTCACAGCTACGAGACGCAAGTCGCTCAGGAGGGTGAAATCGGCGACGTGACAGTCGAACCCACGAGCGAGCACATCCTGGGGACCAACAACGTCGGACAGGACGTCTTCTCGCGATTCGTCTACGGCGCCCGCGTTTCGCTGCTGGTCGCCCTGCTGGGAACGGCACTGGCCATGTTCGTCGGTGTTCCAGTCGGGCTCATCGCCGGCTACTACGGCGGCCGCATCGACGACGGACTGATGCGAGTCGCCGACACGATGTTGGCGTTCCCTTCACTCGTCCTCGCGATGGCGCTGGTCGGCGTCTTCGGCTCCTCACCGATCTACGTCCCCGACCCGATCGTCGTGGCCGGACTGGCCGATGGCATGCCCGAATCCATCCCCATTCCGGGTACGGTGACGGTCGTGGCCGGTCTCGTTATCTGGGTCTGGTTCGCGCGGGTCGCCCGTGGGGAGGCCCTGTCGCTTCGGAACCAGGAGTACGTCAAGGCGAGCAAGAGCTACGGGATGCCGAGTCGATCGATCCTCACCCAGCACATCCTCCCGAACAGCCTGACGCCCATCATCGTCCTCGCGACGATTCAGGTCGCCGTGGTGATCCTCCTCGAGGCGTCACTGGCGTACCTCGGGTTCTCCGGAACGACGCTGTCGTGGGGGTACGAAATCGAGCGCGGGCAGGACCTCCTTCGGTCGCGACCGTGGATCGCGATGTTCCCGGGGGTCGGGATCATGCTCACGGTGATCGCGGTCAACCTGCTCGGCGACTGGTTCCGCGACGCGCTCGACCCGAACATCGAAGGAAGCGAACGAGGTGCCTAA
- a CDS encoding ABC transporter ATP-binding protein — MSDDILRISNLSTQFFTSEGQVNAVNDFDLTVKRGEVFGIVGESGSGKSVTALSIMDLVESPGEVTSGSIEYRNSSFADAMRESHPGAVDGDLVDLLAIPDEARRSLRGTSFSMIFQDPESSFNPSLTVGEQIAEAVEVQQRATPNPRSGEARTRGPEYSLGSYVMSMALPSKRYVSEDSRAQAIELLETVGIPDPAQRADEYPHEYSGGMLQRAMIAQALAGEPDILIADEPTTALDVTIQAQILDLLNDLQEKTGMTILLITHNLGVVARMCDRVGVMYAGEIVERGTLEDIFDRSVHPYTKGLLGSVPDLEGTTERLRSIPGNVPSLLDHEMPDRCYFADRCPKAMEECLKKPPAYAAEGSTDHATKCYLAEMEYDPDRALENDALEPEATVTTDGGESQ; from the coding sequence ATGAGTGACGACATTCTTCGCATCAGCAACCTATCGACCCAGTTTTTCACCAGCGAGGGACAGGTAAACGCCGTCAACGACTTCGATCTGACGGTCAAACGCGGCGAGGTCTTCGGTATCGTCGGCGAAAGCGGGAGCGGAAAGAGCGTAACGGCGCTTTCGATTATGGACCTGGTCGAGTCGCCTGGGGAGGTGACGAGCGGATCGATCGAGTACCGAAATTCGTCGTTCGCCGACGCCATGCGGGAGTCCCATCCCGGGGCCGTCGATGGAGACCTGGTCGACCTGCTCGCGATTCCCGACGAGGCCCGTCGCTCGCTCAGAGGAACGTCCTTCAGCATGATCTTTCAGGACCCCGAGAGTAGTTTCAACCCCAGTCTGACTGTCGGCGAACAGATCGCCGAGGCCGTCGAGGTCCAGCAACGGGCGACCCCCAACCCGCGATCCGGCGAAGCCCGAACGCGGGGGCCGGAGTACTCCCTGGGATCGTACGTCATGTCGATGGCGCTCCCATCGAAGCGGTACGTGAGCGAGGACAGCAGGGCACAGGCGATCGAATTGCTCGAGACCGTGGGGATTCCGGACCCGGCACAGCGCGCCGACGAGTACCCCCACGAGTACTCCGGCGGCATGCTCCAGCGGGCGATGATCGCACAGGCGCTCGCTGGCGAACCGGACATTCTGATCGCCGACGAACCGACGACCGCACTCGACGTAACGATCCAGGCCCAGATTCTCGACCTCCTGAACGACCTCCAAGAGAAGACGGGAATGACTATCCTGCTGATCACGCACAACCTCGGCGTGGTTGCCCGGATGTGTGATCGCGTCGGCGTGATGTACGCCGGGGAGATCGTCGAACGCGGCACCCTCGAGGACATCTTCGACCGGTCGGTCCACCCCTATACGAAGGGATTGCTCGGGAGCGTTCCCGACCTCGAGGGAACCACCGAACGGTTACGCTCGATCCCGGGGAACGTCCCGAGCCTCCTCGATCACGAGATGCCCGACCGGTGTTACTTCGCCGATCGGTGCCCGAAAGCGATGGAGGAGTGCCTGAAGAAGCCGCCGGCGTACGCGGCCGAGGGAAGTACAGACCACGCGACGAAGTGTTACCTCGCGGAGATGGAGTACGATCCGGATCGAGCACTCGAGAACGACGCCCTCGAGCCCGAGGCGACGGTGACGACCGACGGGGGTGAGTCCCAATGA
- a CDS encoding ABC transporter ATP-binding protein — MSIDTGSDQPLVRVEGLRKYFYEQDSYIDRLFGHEPVAVRAVDDVDFEVHRGETLGLVGESGCGKSTTGETLLHLQEPTDGIVQFEGENVFELEGDRRNEFRRNAQVVFQDPFSSLDPRMTIGKTIQQPLAVHDVGTAEERRDRAQELLERVGLSADQIDRYPHEFSGGQRQRIGIARALALEPEFVVLDEPTSALDVSVQAQVLNLLEDLQEEFDLTYLLISHDLSVIRHICDRVAVMYLGEIVEIGPVEEIFDSPKHPYTRALLESVPRASTDEQDRDRKTLSGDVPSPRDPPSGCRFRTRCPEVIPPEDVTIEQAAYREIMTLRELVERENISLEVVSDHAVMTDDGIAVDPAEVDAFVADLKAHVVDTPLPPEHEAVVEEALAPLAKEDWDESATRLRDAYESVCELENPELGERAHPVACHLYDGEH, encoded by the coding sequence ATGAGCATCGATACCGGAAGCGACCAGCCGCTGGTTCGCGTCGAGGGGCTCCGCAAGTATTTCTACGAACAGGATTCGTACATCGACCGATTGTTTGGACACGAGCCCGTCGCCGTCCGCGCAGTCGACGACGTGGACTTCGAGGTGCACCGCGGGGAGACGCTCGGTCTCGTCGGCGAATCAGGCTGCGGAAAGTCGACGACGGGAGAGACGCTGTTGCACCTGCAAGAACCCACCGACGGCATCGTCCAGTTCGAGGGCGAGAACGTCTTCGAACTCGAGGGTGACCGTCGCAACGAGTTCCGGCGAAACGCACAGGTCGTCTTCCAGGATCCGTTCTCGAGTCTCGACCCGCGAATGACGATCGGGAAGACGATCCAGCAGCCACTCGCGGTCCACGACGTCGGCACTGCCGAAGAACGCCGCGACCGGGCCCAGGAGTTGCTCGAGCGCGTCGGCCTGTCGGCCGATCAGATCGACCGCTATCCACACGAGTTTTCGGGCGGCCAGCGCCAGCGAATCGGCATCGCACGGGCGCTCGCCCTCGAACCCGAGTTTGTCGTCCTCGACGAACCGACGAGCGCACTCGACGTGAGCGTCCAGGCACAGGTTCTCAACCTGCTCGAGGACCTCCAGGAGGAGTTCGACCTCACGTACCTGCTCATCAGTCACGACCTCTCGGTCATCCGCCACATCTGTGATCGAGTGGCCGTGATGTACCTGGGCGAGATCGTCGAAATCGGCCCCGTCGAAGAGATTTTCGACTCGCCGAAACACCCCTACACACGGGCGCTCCTCGAGAGCGTCCCACGGGCGTCGACCGACGAACAGGACCGCGACCGCAAAACGCTATCCGGCGACGTCCCCTCGCCGCGAGACCCGCCGAGTGGTTGTCGGTTCCGGACGCGGTGCCCGGAGGTGATCCCGCCCGAGGACGTGACAATCGAGCAAGCCGCGTATCGAGAGATCATGACCCTCAGGGAACTGGTCGAACGGGAGAATATCAGTCTCGAGGTCGTCAGCGACCACGCCGTGATGACCGATGACGGCATCGCCGTGGACCCGGCCGAGGTGGACGCCTTCGTCGCAGACCTGAAGGCCCACGTTGTCGACACGCCGCTGCCGCCGGAACACGAGGCAGTGGTCGAGGAAGCGCTGGCGCCGCTCGCGAAGGAAGACTGGGACGAATCCGCGACGCGGTTGCGCGACGCCTACGAGAGCGTCTGTGAACTCGAGAATCCGGAACTGGGAGAGCGGGCCCATCCCGTCGCCTGTCACCTGTACGACGGCGAGCACTGA